The Deinococcus koreensis genome window below encodes:
- a CDS encoding VOC family protein: MKIRSLTLPTRNLAAQRTFYGQVLGLPVEIGETNSLSVHIGTSRLIFEQGDGADGFSHIAFDIPRTLLAQAEDWLRARVPLLADPQGRTVFGPTDSWNTTNLYFDDPPGNILEFIARHDQPHDGSGPFGPRSLPHISELGVVVPDVPQAVVGLGQRFGLHAFNGQSETFTAVGGHDGMLIVVREGRGWFPVGRPAVPTPFELSFADGQGTRFLRHTDLEPR, from the coding sequence ATGAAGATTCGGAGCCTGACCCTGCCCACCCGGAACCTGGCCGCCCAGCGCACCTTCTACGGCCAGGTTCTGGGCCTGCCCGTTGAGATCGGCGAGACGAATTCCCTGAGCGTCCACATCGGCACCTCGCGCCTGATCTTCGAGCAAGGCGACGGGGCGGACGGCTTCTCCCACATCGCCTTCGATATCCCCCGCACGCTGCTCGCGCAGGCGGAAGACTGGCTACGGGCGCGCGTGCCCCTGCTGGCCGACCCGCAGGGCCGCACGGTGTTCGGGCCGACCGACTCGTGGAATACCACGAACCTCTATTTCGACGATCCGCCGGGCAACATCCTGGAATTCATCGCCCGCCACGACCAGCCGCATGACGGGTCGGGCCCCTTCGGCCCGCGGAGCCTGCCGCACATCAGCGAACTGGGCGTGGTCGTGCCCGACGTGCCGCAGGCGGTCGTGGGTCTGGGCCAGCGCTTCGGCCTGCACGCGTTCAACGGCCAGAGCGAGACGTTCACCGCAGTTGGCGGCCACGACGGCATGCTGATCGTGGTGCGGGAGGGGCGGGGCTGGTTTCCGGTGGGGCGGCCGGCGGTGCCCACGCCGTTTGAACTGAGCTTCGCGGATGGCCAGGGCACACGGTTCCTTCGCCACACCGATCTGGAGCCCCGGTGA
- a CDS encoding VOC family protein, with amino-acid sequence MRPALDTTTAVRIARPSLDLDAAERFYAGGLGLHVLYRSTDDAFAALLMVGLPGAAWHLELTRPLRHGVTPTPTGEDLLVLYLGRPPSDGLVAQLERQGGRRVPALNPYWERWGVTLADPDGYRLVLCAREWPG; translated from the coding sequence GTGAGGCCAGCGCTGGACACCACCACCGCTGTACGCATCGCCCGTCCTAGCCTGGATCTGGACGCCGCCGAGCGCTTCTATGCTGGTGGCCTGGGTCTGCATGTCCTGTACCGCAGTACCGACGACGCCTTCGCGGCCCTGCTGATGGTGGGCCTCCCCGGCGCGGCGTGGCACCTCGAACTCACGCGGCCGCTCAGGCATGGGGTCACGCCCACTCCTACAGGGGAAGACCTGCTGGTTCTGTACCTGGGCCGTCCGCCCTCCGACGGGCTGGTGGCCCAGCTGGAAAGGCAGGGCGGGCGGCGCGTTCCGGCCCTGAATCCCTACTGGGAACGCTGGGGCGTGACCCTGGCCGATCCGGACGGCTACCGGCTGGTGCTCTGCGCCCGGGAATGGCCGGGCTGA
- a CDS encoding DUF421 domain-containing protein: protein MSAPEIVPFDLQRMFLGDAPPLFLLEIVFRTVVIFLWLVFLLRITGKRGLAQLSPLELAIVIGLGSAAGDPMFYPEVPLIHAMLVLALVVMMQRWLSKLVIRSERVETFVEGQPVELVRDGVMSHPALSAANLSREDLFERLRAQGVRQLGEVQRAYFEQDGNLTVFTHAQDAPAGLPVVPPWDLEEPTALSPDLLAVGPVACLHCGRTQPASGLLGDCTCGHSRWAAATTDPLGAAGAGRGASLDAGKDGGGRTGTPAGQS from the coding sequence ATGAGCGCCCCCGAGATCGTTCCCTTTGACCTGCAGCGGATGTTCCTGGGCGACGCCCCGCCGCTCTTCCTGCTGGAGATCGTCTTCCGGACGGTGGTGATCTTCCTGTGGCTGGTGTTCCTGCTGCGGATCACGGGCAAGCGTGGGCTGGCGCAGCTCAGTCCGCTGGAGCTGGCCATCGTGATCGGTCTGGGCTCGGCGGCGGGCGACCCCATGTTCTACCCGGAGGTGCCGCTGATCCACGCCATGCTGGTGCTGGCCCTGGTGGTGATGATGCAGCGCTGGCTCTCGAAACTGGTGATCCGCTCGGAGCGGGTCGAGACCTTCGTGGAGGGTCAGCCGGTGGAACTCGTGCGCGACGGCGTGATGAGTCACCCGGCGCTGAGCGCGGCCAACCTGAGCCGCGAGGATCTGTTCGAGCGCCTGCGCGCCCAGGGCGTCCGGCAACTCGGCGAGGTACAGCGCGCCTATTTCGAGCAGGACGGCAACCTGACCGTATTCACCCACGCCCAGGACGCTCCCGCCGGCTTGCCGGTGGTGCCCCCCTGGGATCTGGAGGAGCCCACCGCCCTGTCGCCGGATCTGCTCGCCGTGGGGCCGGTGGCCTGCCTGCACTGTGGGCGCACCCAGCCCGCTTCCGGCCTGCTGGGCGACTGCACCTGCGGCCACAGCCGCTGGGCGGCGGCCACCACCGACCCACTCGGCGCTGCAGGCGCCGGCAGGGGCGCCAGCCTGGACGCGGGCAAAGATGGCGGCGGCCGCACCGGAACCCCGGCAGGACAGTCCTGA
- a CDS encoding carbohydrate kinase family protein, whose product MTRATLPNLPLVSLGDLAWDVLAKPDTMLLPGGDTTGRMELSGGGSAANLAVWAQRCGYPSTFVGKIGRDRFGELATAELQAEGVQTELTLSAEHRTGVILALIDRRGQRAMLTGQGADWELLPQELPMPTLQRARHLHLTAWSLFRDPPRAAALRAAHAAKAAGATLSLDPGSFQMIQQLGRETFLQIVDDVPFDIIFPNDDEAHAMSGTRRPDDALDWLRDHYPHALVVLKMDEEGALIEGPAQPRVHVEATRDLLIDATGAGDAFGGAFLAGWLRHADAERAAQLAVQVGGWVVSRFGARAPGDEELRARLERVLGPHAADLPPAQAAQEVDA is encoded by the coding sequence ATGACCAGAGCGACCCTCCCCAATTTGCCTCTCGTGTCGCTGGGCGACCTCGCCTGGGACGTGCTGGCGAAGCCTGACACCATGCTCCTTCCGGGGGGCGACACCACCGGCCGTATGGAACTGTCCGGTGGGGGGAGCGCCGCGAATCTGGCGGTCTGGGCCCAGCGCTGCGGCTACCCCTCCACCTTCGTGGGCAAGATCGGCCGCGACCGTTTCGGCGAACTCGCCACCGCCGAGTTGCAGGCCGAGGGCGTGCAGACCGAGCTGACCCTCAGCGCCGAGCACCGCACCGGCGTGATCCTGGCGCTGATCGACCGCCGGGGCCAGCGCGCCATGCTGACCGGCCAGGGCGCCGACTGGGAACTGCTGCCCCAGGAGCTGCCGATGCCCACCCTGCAGCGGGCGCGGCACCTGCACCTGACCGCCTGGAGCCTCTTCCGCGATCCCCCGCGCGCGGCGGCGCTCCGCGCGGCCCACGCGGCCAAGGCGGCCGGCGCGACCCTCAGCCTCGATCCGGGGTCGTTCCAGATGATCCAGCAGCTCGGCCGCGAGACCTTCCTCCAGATCGTGGACGACGTGCCCTTCGACATCATCTTTCCCAACGACGACGAGGCCCACGCCATGAGCGGCACCCGCCGCCCCGACGACGCCCTGGACTGGCTGCGGGATCACTACCCGCACGCGCTCGTGGTCTTGAAGATGGACGAGGAAGGCGCGCTGATTGAGGGGCCGGCGCAGCCGCGCGTGCACGTGGAGGCCACCCGTGACCTCCTGATCGACGCCACCGGCGCCGGAGACGCCTTCGGGGGCGCCTTTCTGGCCGGCTGGCTGCGCCACGCCGACGCCGAACGCGCCGCGCAGCTGGCCGTGCAGGTGGGCGGCTGGGTGGTCTCCCGCTTCGGGGCCCGCGCTCCCGGCGACGAGGAGCTGCGTGCCCGGCTGGAACGGGTGCTCGGCCCCCACGCCGCAGACCTCCCGCCTGCCCAGGCCGCCCAGGAGGTGGACGCATGA
- the mltG gene encoding endolytic transglycosylase MltG — MTRLRRPGTPWWVWALLSLLALIVVAGLGVFLYVRSLFGPAGGAPYTLTVKPGDSLPAVARTLEERGIVKNARVLRYVMDRDGTAGRLKEGLYDLRGDMSVDQVAARLAGPARLPSVNVTVPEGRRIQDIPAIFEKAGFDGAAVLSVLKNASLSEYAKGKQPNLEGFVFPDTYAFRPKETPQRIVQTMLGRMASEFTPENVAKARALGLGVRDWVILASMVQAEAANDAEMPVVAGVFLNRLRDGIALGSDPTVAYGLGKDLPELDRSAGDFTRDTPYSTYTRQGLPAGPINNPGRAALLSVLNPTLKMSDGRDALYFLHGLDGRIYVNHDYAAHLRDVARYR, encoded by the coding sequence ATGACCCGGCTCCGCAGGCCCGGCACGCCCTGGTGGGTCTGGGCCCTGCTGTCGCTGCTGGCCCTGATCGTGGTCGCGGGGCTGGGCGTCTTCCTCTACGTGCGCTCGCTCTTCGGCCCGGCCGGCGGCGCCCCTTACACCCTGACCGTGAAACCCGGCGACTCGCTGCCGGCGGTGGCCCGCACCCTGGAGGAGCGGGGCATCGTGAAAAACGCCCGCGTGCTGCGCTACGTGATGGACAGAGACGGCACGGCGGGCAGGCTCAAGGAGGGCCTGTACGACCTCCGGGGCGACATGAGCGTGGATCAGGTGGCCGCCCGGCTCGCCGGCCCCGCCCGCCTGCCCAGCGTGAACGTCACGGTGCCCGAGGGCCGGCGGATTCAGGACATCCCGGCCATCTTCGAGAAGGCTGGATTCGACGGCGCCGCCGTGCTCAGCGTCTTGAAGAACGCGTCTCTCAGCGAGTACGCGAAGGGCAAGCAGCCGAACCTGGAGGGCTTCGTGTTTCCCGACACCTACGCCTTCCGGCCCAAGGAGACGCCGCAGAGGATCGTGCAGACCATGCTGGGCCGCATGGCCTCCGAATTCACGCCGGAGAATGTGGCCAAAGCGCGGGCGCTGGGCCTGGGCGTGCGCGACTGGGTGATCCTGGCCTCCATGGTGCAGGCCGAGGCCGCCAACGACGCCGAGATGCCGGTGGTCGCCGGGGTCTTCCTGAACCGCCTGAGAGACGGCATCGCCCTGGGCTCCGATCCCACGGTCGCCTACGGGCTGGGCAAGGATCTGCCGGAACTCGACCGCAGCGCCGGGGACTTCACCAGGGACACGCCCTACTCCACCTACACCCGCCAGGGGCTGCCCGCCGGGCCCATCAACAACCCCGGCCGGGCCGCGCTGCTCAGCGTGCTCAACCCGACCCTCAAGATGTCCGACGGCCGCGACGCCCTGTACTTCCTGCACGGTCTGGACGGCAGGATCTACGTGAACCACGATTACGCCGCCCATCTGCGCGACGTGGCCCGCTACCGCTGA
- the soxR gene encoding redox-sensitive transcriptional activator SoxR, translating into MRSSPTPAHLEVPPIPDPALTPAQLSARSGLSVPTLHYYEREGLIVSARTSGNQRRYARETLRRLAFIRAAVRVGVPLAEIREALSTLPGERTPTAADWVRLSGSWRAELDARIATLQRLRDDLSGCISCGCLSLGRCALFNPDDQYAQSHPAGTTLLDGGGG; encoded by the coding sequence TTGAGGTCAAGCCCCACGCCGGCTCATCTGGAGGTGCCGCCCATCCCTGACCCCGCCCTGACCCCGGCCCAGCTCTCGGCGCGCAGCGGCCTGAGCGTGCCCACCCTGCACTACTACGAGCGCGAGGGCCTGATCGTCAGTGCCCGCACCTCCGGCAACCAGCGGCGCTACGCCCGCGAGACCCTGCGCCGGCTGGCCTTCATCCGCGCGGCCGTGCGGGTCGGCGTGCCGCTGGCCGAAATCCGGGAGGCGCTCTCGACCCTGCCCGGCGAGCGCACGCCGACCGCCGCCGACTGGGTCCGGCTGTCGGGTTCCTGGCGCGCGGAACTCGACGCCCGGATCGCCACGCTCCAGAGGCTGCGCGACGACCTGAGCGGCTGCATCTCCTGCGGCTGCCTGTCGCTGGGTCGCTGCGCGCTGTTCAACCCGGACGACCAGTACGCCCAGAGCCATCCGGCCGGCACGACCCTGCTGGACGGTGGGGGAGGATGA
- the gatB gene encoding Asp-tRNA(Asn)/Glu-tRNA(Gln) amidotransferase subunit GatB, protein MSYQAVIGLEVHLQLKTRTKIFSACPQDYHGAGPNEFTDPFTLGLPGALPTLNREAVELAMMFGLGLNCDVSGFTQFHRKNYFYPDAPKNFQLSQYDRPIARDGFLDVTLESGEVSRIRIKRAHLEDDAGKLMHPAYAPYSLLDLNRAGSSLLEMVTEADITGAAQARAFLEAVQAIAQALGVSDATPEEGKMRCDVNLSLHRPGEPWGTKCEVKNLNSFRSVARAIEHETVRQARVLDSGGRVTQDTLGWDEGGQKTFLMRTKEGEADYRYFPEPDLPPLDITPEWIARVRARMPELPAQKRERYLAAGVRPGDAQTLSLNVALSRFYDEALQEGADAQKLANWLLSDVTGALAAQEQSVTQSALRPAHLARLVRLIDAGTISGRVAKELLPEVLAGHDPAALVRERGLSVVTDTGAIDAAIDAAMQADPATVEKVRGGNAKAMNALFGPVMKALGGQAKPEVVRERLTQKLGL, encoded by the coding sequence ATGTCGTACCAGGCGGTCATTGGCCTTGAAGTTCACCTGCAGCTGAAGACCCGCACCAAGATCTTCAGCGCGTGCCCCCAGGACTACCACGGGGCCGGCCCCAACGAGTTCACCGACCCCTTCACGCTGGGCCTGCCCGGCGCCCTGCCCACGCTGAACCGCGAGGCCGTGGAACTCGCCATGATGTTCGGCCTGGGCCTGAACTGCGACGTCTCGGGCTTCACGCAGTTTCACCGCAAGAACTACTTCTACCCCGACGCCCCCAAGAACTTCCAGCTCTCGCAATATGACCGGCCCATCGCCCGCGACGGCTTTCTGGACGTGACCCTGGAGTCGGGCGAGGTCAGCCGGATTCGCATCAAGCGCGCCCACCTGGAAGACGACGCGGGCAAGCTGATGCACCCGGCCTACGCGCCCTATTCGCTGCTCGACCTCAACCGCGCGGGCTCGTCGCTGCTGGAGATGGTCACCGAGGCGGATATCACGGGCGCCGCCCAGGCCCGCGCCTTTCTGGAGGCCGTGCAGGCCATCGCGCAGGCGTTGGGGGTCAGCGACGCCACGCCCGAGGAGGGCAAGATGCGCTGCGACGTGAACCTCAGCCTGCACCGGCCCGGCGAGCCCTGGGGCACCAAATGCGAGGTCAAGAACCTCAACTCCTTCCGCTCGGTGGCCCGCGCCATCGAGCACGAGACCGTGCGGCAGGCTCGCGTCCTGGACAGTGGTGGCCGGGTCACGCAGGACACCCTGGGCTGGGACGAGGGCGGCCAGAAGACCTTCCTGATGCGAACCAAGGAGGGCGAGGCCGACTACCGCTACTTCCCCGAGCCCGACCTGCCCCCGCTGGACATCACGCCCGAGTGGATCGCGCGGGTGCGTGCCCGGATGCCTGAACTGCCCGCCCAGAAGCGGGAGCGTTACCTGGCGGCCGGCGTGCGCCCCGGCGATGCCCAGACCCTGAGCCTGAATGTGGCCCTGTCGAGGTTCTACGACGAGGCGTTGCAGGAGGGGGCCGACGCCCAGAAGCTCGCCAACTGGCTCCTGTCCGACGTGACCGGTGCCCTCGCCGCGCAGGAGCAGAGCGTCACGCAGAGCGCGCTGCGGCCCGCCCACCTCGCCCGTCTGGTGCGCCTGATCGACGCCGGCACCATCAGCGGCCGGGTCGCCAAGGAACTGCTGCCCGAGGTGTTGGCCGGGCACGACCCAGCGGCGCTGGTGCGGGAACGCGGCCTGAGCGTGGTCACGGATACAGGCGCCATCGACGCGGCCATCGACGCGGCCATGCAGGCCGACCCCGCCACGGTCGAGAAGGTGCGCGGCGGCAACGCCAAGGCCATGAACGCGCTGTTCGGGCCGGTCATGAAGGCCCTGGGCGGGCAGGCCAAGCCTGAAGTGGTACGCGAACGCCTGACCCAGAAGCTCGGCCTGTGA
- a CDS encoding PhoX family protein, translated as MTIKDKPETSPWHRLLETRLTRRSALGGAAATAAMVSLPLTIAEASANNGGPATVDPKKVKPQTVAPFKPIPVGSADAMTLPAGYRSQVLAPWGEVFTADGREIGFNHDYVGYFPIDMLEGGQSSTEALLTINHEYVNPMFVGGDTKERTPKQIAAEMGAVGVSVVRVKKEGAEWKIVPDPRNRRIDALSEIELTGPVRGTAAVKGATRVKGTVGNCSGGQTPWGTLLTCEENVDGYTKAWAGSGYEAMHQGWVTEIDPFDPAWMPKKRTGMGRFRHENAAVTVAKDGRVVAYMGDDMQDACVYKFVSRGKYDPKNRAANLELLADGDLYVANFGNGTWVLLDYEKTKGLQDAKAADGKPLFASQADVLADARASALAVGGTPVDRPEDIEIHPRTGEVYVALTNNAKHGNYFGQIVKFREDQDDWAAQKFLWEIFAVGGPQSGFASPDNLVFDPYGNLWMVTDNSDLATNPIKAFHGNNAMFFFATEGPEAGKAHRFAIGPVDAEMTGPVWSPDGKTLFLSVQHPGEDSESLDALRSSFAARPGTKIPRPTLVAIEGFPGWKA; from the coding sequence ATGACCATCAAGGACAAGCCCGAGACCAGCCCCTGGCACCGTCTGCTGGAGACCCGTCTGACCCGCCGCAGCGCCCTGGGCGGCGCCGCCGCGACGGCCGCGATGGTCAGCCTGCCCCTGACGATTGCTGAGGCGAGTGCCAACAACGGGGGGCCGGCCACGGTCGATCCCAAGAAGGTCAAGCCCCAGACGGTGGCGCCCTTCAAGCCCATTCCGGTGGGTTCGGCCGACGCCATGACCCTGCCCGCCGGCTACCGCTCGCAGGTGCTGGCCCCCTGGGGCGAGGTCTTCACGGCAGACGGCCGCGAGATCGGCTTCAACCACGACTACGTGGGCTACTTTCCCATCGACATGCTCGAAGGTGGCCAGAGCAGCACCGAGGCCCTGCTGACCATCAACCACGAGTACGTGAACCCCATGTTCGTGGGCGGCGACACCAAGGAGCGCACCCCCAAGCAGATCGCGGCCGAGATGGGCGCGGTCGGGGTCAGCGTGGTGCGCGTGAAGAAAGAGGGCGCCGAGTGGAAGATCGTGCCCGACCCCCGCAACCGCCGCATCGACGCCCTGAGCGAGATCGAGCTGACCGGCCCGGTGCGCGGCACGGCCGCCGTGAAGGGCGCGACCCGCGTGAAGGGCACGGTCGGCAACTGCTCGGGCGGCCAGACCCCCTGGGGCACGCTGCTGACCTGTGAGGAGAACGTGGACGGCTACACCAAGGCCTGGGCGGGAAGCGGCTACGAGGCCATGCACCAGGGCTGGGTCACCGAGATCGACCCCTTCGATCCGGCCTGGATGCCCAAAAAGCGCACGGGCATGGGCCGCTTCCGCCACGAGAACGCGGCGGTGACGGTCGCCAAGGACGGCCGTGTGGTGGCCTACATGGGCGACGACATGCAGGACGCCTGCGTCTACAAATTCGTCTCGCGCGGGAAGTACGACCCGAAGAACCGCGCGGCGAACCTGGAGCTGCTGGCCGACGGCGACCTGTACGTGGCGAACTTCGGCAACGGCACCTGGGTGCTGCTCGACTACGAGAAGACCAAGGGCCTGCAGGACGCCAAGGCTGCCGACGGCAAGCCCCTGTTCGCCTCCCAGGCCGACGTGCTGGCCGACGCCCGCGCCTCGGCCCTGGCAGTGGGCGGCACCCCGGTCGACCGCCCCGAGGACATCGAGATCCATCCGCGCACCGGCGAGGTCTACGTGGCCCTGACCAACAACGCCAAGCACGGCAACTACTTCGGGCAGATCGTCAAGTTCCGTGAAGATCAGGACGACTGGGCGGCGCAGAAGTTCCTCTGGGAAATCTTCGCGGTGGGCGGCCCGCAGAGCGGCTTCGCCAGCCCCGACAACCTGGTCTTCGACCCCTACGGCAACCTCTGGATGGTTACCGACAACTCCGACCTGGCCACCAACCCCATCAAGGCCTTCCACGGCAACAACGCCATGTTCTTCTTCGCCACCGAGGGCCCGGAGGCCGGCAAGGCCCACCGTTTCGCCATCGGCCCGGTGGACGCCGAGATGACCGGCCCGGTCTGGTCGCCCGACGGCAAGACCCTGTTCCTGTCGGTGCAGCACCCCGGCGAGGACAGCGAGAGCCTGGACGCCCTGCGGAGCAGTTTCGCCGCCCGGCCCGGCACGAAGATTCCGCGCCCGACGCTGGTCGCCATCGAGGGCTTTCCCGGGTGGAAGGCATGA
- a CDS encoding cation:proton antiporter, which produces MSLLPTAVALGTLLLAPHALAAAPEAPHSGPPEFLLQLTLLLGVSALAAYLSFRLRLIPIIGFLVAGVLAGPGALGLIRDPALISAASEVGVMLLLFTIGIEFSLERLAKIARLIFLGGGLQVGLTLAAVAGALLAFGVGAPDAVFTGCLIALSSTAIVMRLLGERGETGARTGQVALGILIFQDLAVVLMVLLIPMLAGQGGGVGGVALALAKAAGIIAFVLVAARRLVPPVMEVVARTCSSEIFLLTVVALCFGTASLTASAGVSLALGAFLAGLLVSESRYGAQALGEILPLQILFSAAFFLSVGLQLNLGFLLSNPGLVLGAAALIAGLKVLVTGLSVRLLGEDSRTALSTALLSAQVGEFSFVLATAGTALGLSFAGLGGQGTQVFIAATVLLMAFTPALAALAGPLGRRLPAPAAPTPADESGSAEAGVHGLPVENRVVFAGYGPHARLSARALSRAGIPYSVITRSPDGASELQGRGAPVLIADYTRAGLLRELNLGAARALVIADDDAEMTERAVSVARTVAPGLSIITQAGTVAAFQGLQALGAQHVLSPRKEIAAGILDLLTPPEMTRAEITRHLADHPSVTLSAEQRAQCGHAALSAGPVTPEADACLECVAAGDTWVHLRVCMSCGHVGCCDSSKNRHATRHARSQGHPVIHSAEPGETWAYCYEHGWTK; this is translated from the coding sequence GTGTCCCTTCTGCCGACCGCTGTGGCCCTGGGGACGCTCCTGCTGGCCCCCCACGCCCTGGCCGCCGCCCCGGAGGCCCCGCACAGCGGCCCGCCCGAATTCCTGCTGCAGCTCACGCTGCTGCTGGGTGTGTCCGCGCTGGCGGCCTACCTCTCGTTCCGGCTGCGGCTGATCCCGATCATCGGGTTTCTGGTGGCGGGCGTGCTGGCCGGCCCCGGCGCCCTGGGCCTGATCCGCGATCCCGCGCTGATCTCGGCGGCCTCCGAGGTCGGGGTGATGCTGCTGCTCTTCACCATCGGCATCGAATTCAGCCTGGAGCGGCTGGCGAAGATCGCGCGGCTGATCTTCCTGGGCGGCGGGCTGCAGGTGGGCCTGACGCTGGCGGCCGTGGCCGGCGCGCTGCTGGCCTTCGGCGTGGGGGCCCCCGACGCCGTCTTCACCGGCTGCCTGATCGCCCTGTCGAGCACGGCCATCGTCATGCGGCTGCTGGGCGAGCGCGGCGAGACCGGGGCGCGCACCGGGCAGGTCGCGCTGGGCATCCTGATCTTCCAGGATCTGGCGGTCGTGCTGATGGTGCTCCTGATTCCCATGCTGGCGGGCCAGGGGGGCGGCGTGGGCGGCGTCGCGCTGGCGCTGGCGAAGGCGGCGGGCATCATCGCCTTCGTGCTGGTGGCCGCGCGGCGGCTGGTGCCCCCCGTGATGGAAGTGGTGGCCCGCACCTGCTCCAGCGAGATCTTCCTGCTGACCGTGGTCGCGCTGTGTTTCGGCACGGCCAGCCTGACCGCCTCGGCCGGCGTGAGCCTGGCGCTGGGCGCCTTCCTGGCGGGGCTGCTGGTCAGCGAGAGCCGCTACGGGGCGCAGGCGCTGGGCGAGATCCTGCCGCTGCAGATCCTGTTCAGCGCCGCGTTCTTCCTGTCGGTGGGGCTGCAGCTGAACCTGGGCTTCCTGCTGTCGAACCCTGGCCTGGTGCTGGGCGCCGCCGCGCTGATCGCCGGGCTGAAGGTGCTGGTCACGGGCCTGAGCGTCCGGCTGCTGGGCGAGGACTCGCGCACCGCCCTGAGCACCGCGCTGCTGAGCGCCCAGGTGGGTGAGTTCTCCTTCGTGCTCGCCACCGCCGGCACCGCCCTGGGCCTGAGCTTCGCCGGGCTGGGCGGCCAGGGCACCCAGGTCTTCATCGCCGCGACCGTGCTGCTAATGGCCTTCACGCCGGCGCTGGCGGCGCTGGCCGGGCCGCTGGGGCGCCGGCTGCCCGCTCCCGCCGCGCCCACGCCCGCCGACGAATCCGGGTCGGCCGAGGCGGGCGTACACGGCCTGCCGGTCGAGAACCGCGTGGTCTTCGCCGGCTACGGCCCGCACGCCCGCCTCTCGGCCCGCGCCCTGAGCCGCGCCGGGATTCCCTACTCGGTGATCACCCGCTCCCCGGACGGCGCCAGCGAACTCCAGGGACGCGGCGCCCCGGTGCTGATCGCCGACTACACCCGCGCGGGCCTGCTGCGCGAGCTGAACCTGGGCGCCGCCCGCGCGCTGGTGATCGCCGACGACGACGCCGAGATGACCGAACGCGCGGTGAGCGTGGCCCGCACGGTCGCGCCCGGACTGAGCATCATCACGCAGGCGGGGACGGTCGCGGCCTTCCAGGGGCTGCAGGCGCTGGGCGCCCAGCACGTCCTGAGCCCGCGCAAGGAGATCGCCGCCGGCATCCTGGATCTGCTGACCCCGCCCGAGATGACCCGCGCCGAGATCACCCGCCACCTCGCGGATCACCCGTCCGTGACCCTCAGCGCCGAGCAGCGGGCGCAGTGTGGGCACGCCGCCCTGAGCGCCGGCCCGGTCACGCCGGAGGCCGACGCCTGTCTGGAGTGCGTGGCGGCCGGCGACACCTGGGTGCACCTCCGGGTGTGCATGAGCTGCGGCCATGTGGGCTGCTGCGACTCCTCCAAGAACAGACATGCGACCCGTCATGCCCGCAGCCAGGGCCACCCGGTCATCCACTCCGCCGAGCCCGGCGAAACCTGGGCCTACTGCTACGAGCACGGCTGGACGAAATAG
- a CDS encoding GNAT family N-acetyltransferase: MIIRAATPADAECIALQRYPDEADAAARPAYAAWVAGAIQRGLYAGFLALDGDRGAEQIVAGAGLTLLEWGPSRGDPQPWRARIVNVWTHPDWRRRGLAQGLVTRCLDSARQRGVGRVSLGTSAQARGLYGRLGFQASAAEMWLALPAQDGT, from the coding sequence ATGATCATCAGGGCCGCCACTCCTGCGGACGCCGAGTGCATCGCGCTTCAGCGGTACCCGGACGAGGCGGATGCCGCCGCACGGCCGGCCTACGCCGCCTGGGTCGCCGGGGCCATCCAGCGTGGCCTGTACGCCGGTTTCCTGGCGCTGGACGGGGATAGAGGTGCCGAGCAGATCGTCGCCGGAGCGGGGCTGACCCTGCTGGAGTGGGGGCCGTCGCGCGGCGACCCGCAGCCGTGGCGGGCGCGGATCGTGAATGTCTGGACGCACCCGGACTGGCGGCGACGGGGGCTGGCCCAGGGGCTCGTGACCCGCTGCCTGGACTCGGCCCGGCAGCGTGGCGTGGGCCGCGTCAGCCTGGGCACCAGCGCCCAGGCGCGGGGCCTGTACGGGCGGCTGGGCTTCCAGGCCAGCGCGGCGGAAATGTGGCTGGCCCTGCCCGCCCAGGACGGCACCTGA